From Methylosinus sp. C49, one genomic window encodes:
- a CDS encoding WGR domain-containing protein produces the protein MAAMDEIAILLQGRNAEANRHRARRVEAGRDLFGKWMVRVSFGRIGCRGRTFAREFASEDEARAYVRDGLRRRKGAIRRCGVEYRVIDASPAALPLLATLRKGGPQKFEAAGPRREA, from the coding sequence ATGGCGGCGATGGACGAGATCGCGATCCTGTTGCAGGGCCGCAATGCGGAGGCAAACCGCCACCGGGCCCGGCGCGTCGAGGCGGGGCGCGATCTGTTCGGAAAATGGATGGTGCGCGTGTCCTTCGGCCGGATCGGCTGCCGGGGGCGGACATTCGCGCGAGAATTCGCGTCGGAGGACGAGGCGCGCGCTTATGTGCGCGATGGCCTGCGCCGCCGGAAAGGCGCCATTCGACGTTGCGGCGTCGAGTATCGCGTCATCGACGCGTCGCCTGCTGCGCTGCCTCTGCTGGCGACGCTCAGAAAGGGCGGACCGCAGAAATTCGAAGCGGCGGGGCCTCGCCGTGAAGCCTGA